The following proteins are encoded in a genomic region of Euzebya sp.:
- a CDS encoding bifunctional precorrin-2 dehydrogenase/sirohydrochlorin ferrochelatase translates to MRVPLLLEVADQPVLCVGAGPVAAAKARPLLDAGAHLTVVAPDVHPDLADAHVVHRRAYATADLADPAPRLVVAATGVPEVDGRVGADAAARGIWCLRADGRGDVATPATIRRGDALIALATGAPALTRRLREHLDPLVDDRWGEASTTLSRVRADADVRAALAAVPPAERRERWRRAVTAVVEADGGAGEAAAILRGAEV, encoded by the coding sequence GTGCGGGTGCCGCTCCTGCTCGAGGTGGCCGACCAGCCGGTGCTGTGCGTCGGCGCCGGCCCGGTGGCCGCCGCGAAGGCGCGGCCGCTGCTCGACGCGGGCGCGCACCTGACCGTCGTCGCACCGGACGTCCACCCGGACCTCGCCGACGCGCACGTCGTGCACCGCCGCGCCTACGCCACCGCCGACCTCGCCGACCCCGCACCCCGCCTGGTGGTCGCGGCGACCGGCGTGCCCGAGGTGGACGGCCGCGTCGGCGCGGACGCGGCGGCACGGGGCATCTGGTGCCTGCGCGCGGACGGGCGGGGGGACGTCGCCACGCCGGCCACGATCCGCCGGGGCGACGCGCTGATCGCCCTGGCCACCGGCGCGCCGGCGCTGACCCGGCGGCTGCGCGAGCACCTCGATCCGCTGGTCGACGACCGCTGGGGGGAGGCGTCGACGACCCTGTCGCGGGTGCGCGCCGACGCGGACGTCCGCGCCGCGCTGGCGGCGGTGCCCCCCGCGGAGCGCCGGGAGCGGTGGCGCCGCGCGGTGACGGCGGTCGTGGAGGCCGACGGGGGCGCGGGGGAGGCGGCGGCGATCCTCCGCGGCGCGGAGGTCTGA
- a CDS encoding redox-sensing transcriptional repressor Rex, whose product MRSRQIPEASVARLPVYLRGLVDIAESGTTTVSSEELARASGVNSAKIRKDLSYLGSYGTRGVGYDVDYLITQISRELGLTQDWATILVGAGNLGRALANYGGFADRGFRIAAIVDAAESKHGLAVAGLEVQPMDEVEQIIKAEDIAIAILAIPGGVAQDVTDRLVGAGITSILNFAPAVIQVPPGISLRKVDLSIELQILAYYEQRRQVSAHVRAGVTPHVLDDSR is encoded by the coding sequence GTGAGGTCACGGCAGATCCCCGAGGCGTCCGTCGCCCGCCTCCCCGTCTACCTGCGGGGCCTGGTCGACATCGCCGAATCCGGGACCACCACCGTGTCGTCTGAGGAGCTGGCCCGGGCGTCGGGGGTCAACTCGGCGAAGATCCGCAAGGACCTGTCCTACCTCGGGTCCTACGGCACCCGGGGCGTCGGCTACGACGTCGACTACCTGATCACCCAGATCTCCCGCGAGCTCGGGTTGACCCAGGACTGGGCCACGATCCTGGTGGGCGCGGGGAACCTCGGCCGGGCCCTCGCGAACTACGGCGGGTTCGCCGACCGCGGCTTCCGGATCGCCGCCATCGTCGACGCGGCCGAGTCCAAGCACGGCCTGGCGGTCGCGGGCCTCGAGGTCCAGCCGATGGACGAGGTCGAGCAGATCATCAAGGCCGAGGACATCGCCATCGCGATCCTCGCGATCCCGGGCGGCGTCGCCCAGGACGTGACCGACCGGCTCGTCGGCGCGGGCATCACCTCGATCCTGAACTTCGCGCCCGCGGTCATCCAGGTGCCCCCGGGCATCTCCCTCCGCAAGGTCGACCTGTCGATCGAGCTGCAGATCCTCGCCTACTACGAGCAGCGCCGGCAGGTGTCCGCCCACGTGCGCGCAGGGGTCACCCCCCACGTCCTCGACGACTCCCGCTGA
- a CDS encoding response regulator transcription factor: MNRILIVEDEPRIAAFIEKGLRAKGFATTAVGDGQTALAHLRRGGHDLVVLDLGLPDTDGIAVLEELRGVGDGVPVLVLTARDDVGDTVGALESGADDYMTKPFAFDELVARIRLRLRRGGAGEPEVVLRRGRVSLDLQTRRVRLGEREVELTAREIALLELFMRHAGQVLSREQILNRIWGYDHDPASNVVDVYVGYLRRKLAADVIETVRGMGYRFTDEP; this comes from the coding sequence GAGCCCCGCATCGCCGCGTTCATCGAGAAGGGCCTGCGCGCGAAGGGCTTCGCGACCACGGCAGTGGGCGACGGGCAGACCGCGCTGGCGCACCTGCGGCGCGGCGGGCACGACCTGGTGGTCCTCGACCTGGGGCTGCCGGACACCGACGGCATCGCCGTGCTGGAGGAGCTGCGCGGCGTCGGCGACGGCGTGCCGGTGCTGGTCCTCACCGCCCGCGACGACGTCGGCGACACCGTCGGCGCGCTCGAGTCCGGCGCCGACGACTACATGACCAAGCCGTTCGCGTTCGACGAGCTGGTCGCCCGCATCCGCCTGCGCCTGCGCCGCGGCGGCGCGGGCGAACCGGAGGTGGTCCTGCGCCGCGGCCGCGTCTCGCTCGACCTGCAGACGCGCCGCGTGCGCCTGGGCGAGCGGGAGGTGGAGCTCACGGCCCGCGAGATCGCGCTCCTCGAGCTGTTCATGCGCCACGCGGGCCAGGTCCTCAGCCGCGAGCAGATCCTCAACCGCATCTGGGGCTACGACCACGACCCCGCATCGAACGTCGTCGACGTGTACGTCGGCTACCTGCGGCGCAAGCTCGCCGCGGACGTCATCGAGACCGTCCGCGGCATGGGCTACCGGTTCACCGACGAGCCCTGA
- a CDS encoding glutaredoxin family protein, whose protein sequence is MSTITVYSRRGCHLCEEAEAVVARVAGDGHVVEVVDIDTDPALVDAYTVRVPVVAVDGREVAEFVVDETTLRLALD, encoded by the coding sequence GTGAGCACGATCACCGTCTACTCCCGGCGCGGCTGCCACCTGTGCGAGGAGGCCGAGGCCGTCGTCGCCCGCGTCGCCGGTGACGGCCACGTCGTCGAGGTCGTCGACATCGACACCGACCCGGCGCTCGTCGACGCCTACACCGTCCGCGTCCCCGTGGTCGCGGTGGACGGGCGCGAGGTCGCCGAGTTCGTCGTCGACGAGACCACCCTCCGCCTGGCCCTGGACTAG